In bacterium, the genomic stretch TCCCCCGCACTCGTCCCAGGTGATGGTCTCCGCTGGGAACTCCTCCCTGGCCACCTCGTATCCCCAGTTCCGGAAGGCGCCCTCGGTGAACTTCATGATGTTGCCCTTGTGGACGAGGGTCACGGATCGCCGCCCGAAGGTGACGGCGTACTGGATCGCGGCGCGCACCAGGCGTTTGGAGCCACCGTCCGATATGGGTTTGATGCCTACGCCGGAGTCAGGTCGTATCTTCCAGCCGAACTCATCGGCCAGGAACCCGATCAGCCTTCCGGCCTCGTCGCTGGCCTCCTCCACCTCCATGCCGGCGTACACGTCCTCCGTGTTCTCCCGGAAGATGACCATGTCCACCAGGTGCGGGGTGCGGATCGGAGAGGGAATGCCCCGGTACCAGCGGACCGGCCGGAGGCAGGCGTAGAGGTCCAGGGTCTGGCGGATCGTGACGTTCAACGACCGGATCCCGCCCCCGACCGGAGTGGTGAGGGGGCCCTTGATACCCACGAGGTATTCCTGGAAGGTCTCGATCGTCTCGTCCGGGAGCCACTCGCCGGTCCTCTTGAAGGATGTCTCTCCGGCGTAGACCTCGTGCCAAGCTACCCGGCGTCCTCCCCCGTAGACGTGCTCGACCGCGGCATCGAACACCTGCCTGGCGGCTCGCCAGATGTCCGGTCCGATCCCGTCGCCCTCGATGAAGGGCACGATCGGCTCATCTGGAACCTCCAGCCCCGCTTCTCCCATAGTGATGCGGTCCGGCATGGCCTCTCCTGTCCTGTGCTCGGTTCCTGGTGACCAACCTCGCTGAGCCTAGTGGTCCTCATACCCATCGGTATCCTGCCGCTATGGGTCGCTTCCTGCATCTGGTGGAGTTGGGCATCCCCCTACGCCACCGGTTCTCCAACTCCCGGGCGGCCATCTCGGAACGGCGGGTCGTCCTGGTGGGAATCACCGAGGACGGGATCACCGGCTGGGGGGAGGCGGCGCCCTTTCCCGGCTACACGCCCGAGACCGTGGAGGATGTCTGGGAAGCGCTGGCCGCCGGTGGCGCCGGCGCGTCGCGTGGTTCCCGCACCGAGATCCCCGCTACCGCCTCCGCCGCGCTCGAGCAGGCTCGGACGGATCTGGCCGCCCGCCGGGCGAGTATCCCGCTGTGGTCCTATCTGGGCGGGTCCGGGCGGCCGTCCATGGCCTGCGCCGCCATCGGTCTCGAAGAGTCACCCGGCCGGCTGGCGGCCCGGGTCGACCGGCTGGTCCAAGCCGGCGCCAGGCAGGTGAAGATCAAGATCGAGCCCGGGCGGGATGCGGATCACCTGCGGGCGGTTCGCGAGCGGTTCCCCGGCTTGACGGTCGCCGCGGACGCCAACGGCAGCTACCGGCCGGGCGACCCGGCGCTGGCGGCGCTCGACGACCTGGGTCTGGCCTACCTGGAGCAGCCGTTGCCGGCCGTGGACCTCGAGGGGCATGCCGGGTTGCGCCGCCGCCGCGTTACCCCGATCTGCCTCGACGAGCCGGCTACGACCGCGGAGGCGGTGGAGCGAATCATCCAGCAGGAGGCGGCCGACCTCGTGAGCCTCAAACCCGGCATTCTGGGCCCGGCGCCGACGCTGAGCGCGATCGAGATGCTCTCTTCGGCCGGCGTGGGCGTCAAGATCGGTGGTCTGGTGGAGACTTCGGTGGGACGGGCCCATGCCCTGGCGCTGGCCTCCAGGCCTTCGGTTTCCTACACCGACCTCGTCCCCCCGACGTGGCTACTTGCCGCCGACCCGTCCGCTCACGCATGGGAGGTCATGGACGGGCTCCTTTACCCGTTCGACGAACGCGGCCTGGAGGTGAGAACCGGCGAGGCGTCCGTGTCCCGTTACGTCAGACGAACGGCCGAATTCGACCTCTAGGGACGCGCCCTCATCCCGGAGGCTACGGCGGTGTTGTGCATGAGCATGGCCACGGTCATGGGCCCGACC encodes the following:
- a CDS encoding o-succinylbenzoate synthase yields the protein MGRFLHLVELGIPLRHRFSNSRAAISERRVVLVGITEDGITGWGEAAPFPGYTPETVEDVWEALAAGGAGASRGSRTEIPATASAALEQARTDLAARRASIPLWSYLGGSGRPSMACAAIGLEESPGRLAARVDRLVQAGARQVKIKIEPGRDADHLRAVRERFPGLTVAADANGSYRPGDPALAALDDLGLAYLEQPLPAVDLEGHAGLRRRRVTPICLDEPATTAEAVERIIQQEAADLVSLKPGILGPAPTLSAIEMLSSAGVGVKIGGLVETSVGRAHALALASRPSVSYTDLVPPTWLLAADPSAHAWEVMDGLLYPFDERGLEVRTGEASVSRYVRRTAEFDL
- the icd gene encoding NADP-dependent isocitrate dehydrogenase, translated to MPDRITMGEAGLEVPDEPIVPFIEGDGIGPDIWRAARQVFDAAVEHVYGGGRRVAWHEVYAGETSFKRTGEWLPDETIETFQEYLVGIKGPLTTPVGGGIRSLNVTIRQTLDLYACLRPVRWYRGIPSPIRTPHLVDMVIFRENTEDVYAGMEVEEASDEAGRLIGFLADEFGWKIRPDSGVGIKPISDGGSKRLVRAAIQYAVTFGRRSVTLVHKGNIMKFTEGAFRNWGYEVAREEFPAETITWDECGGDPGDRILIQDVIADAMLQQVLTRPANYDVIATTNLNGDYLSDALAAQVGGIGLAPGGNINYATGHAVFEATHGTAPKYAGLDKVNPGSVILSGANMLRYMGWRGAADLIEASLEAVIGDRIVTYDLARLMKYSTEVRTSEFAAALVERMPIIERYAAMSGTRRAPSHVRAYM